One Mycoplasmopsis caviae DNA segment encodes these proteins:
- a CDS encoding M28 family peptidase, whose product MKKRNIILLGSLLTGCVPIIGVSTSCPSKQLPKKDIQESILVEEFYKKFLTSVQGRWTGNANNFKATDLETDGSLKDIGNNKTFTETELKTKLINNLGIQVTPSKVNYGSLHAYQYLKKTIEDMGYKNNNPEVIYPQKLKVTIEEKDVNGRKVDFYNIENQGQSFFEQVGSQTTIEVNGKEKSIAEGITFSKDNNALANKLLENGFISQGFLWNGVDRINGTIGANNIGTNICVTINPTDSSITSDPAKIKDFFIVSHYDSTAEGPKKASWGATDNGTSVGTNLSLLKFFSKVENQKLLKCRLHILFADAEEVGVFGTFAFVHQFLKDSNLQKSSIGALNIDTVAGGDILYVHSRKPSNGGNTDPKLRDKFAEVSKKRAAKLNSDKELLNIHPKMPLVNQQGQGFDVGETGDWSDHAAFGIVANIPNANIEATNFHILSSTGEYDGYSMTINKAFWETVDPADKEKLLIEKKKYPNTDIDVYEPNLAEDKILLRGNIWHSDLDTLEWTDKYIGKKLYEQLDTVYQTIIEFLKEMTL is encoded by the coding sequence ATGAAAAAAAGAAATATTATTTTGTTAGGAAGTCTTTTAACTGGCTGTGTTCCAATTATTGGGGTTTCAACTAGTTGTCCATCTAAGCAGTTGCCTAAGAAAGATATTCAAGAAAGTATTTTAGTTGAAGAATTCTATAAAAAATTCTTAACTAGCGTTCAAGGACGTTGAACAGGTAATGCTAATAACTTTAAAGCCACAGATTTAGAAACAGATGGTTCACTAAAAGATATAGGAAATAACAAAACATTTACAGAAACAGAACTTAAAACTAAGTTAATCAATAATCTTGGTATCCAAGTAACTCCATCAAAAGTTAATTATGGTTCTCTGCATGCATATCAATATTTAAAGAAAACTATTGAAGATATGGGCTATAAAAATAATAATCCAGAAGTCATATATCCTCAAAAACTTAAAGTTACTATTGAAGAAAAAGATGTTAATGGTAGAAAAGTTGACTTCTATAATATTGAGAACCAAGGTCAAAGTTTCTTTGAACAAGTTGGAAGTCAAACGACAATAGAAGTTAACGGGAAAGAAAAATCGATTGCTGAGGGTATAACTTTTTCAAAGGACAACAACGCTTTAGCAAATAAACTTTTGGAAAATGGTTTTATTAGCCAAGGATTTTTATGAAATGGTGTTGATAGAATTAATGGAACAATCGGTGCAAATAATATTGGGACCAATATCTGTGTAACAATAAACCCGACTGATTCATCCATTACAAGCGATCCAGCAAAAATTAAAGATTTTTTCATTGTTTCACACTATGACTCAACAGCAGAAGGACCAAAAAAAGCTTCATGAGGAGCAACAGATAACGGAACAAGCGTTGGAACAAATTTGAGTTTGCTAAAATTCTTTTCAAAAGTTGAAAATCAAAAACTGCTTAAGTGCAGATTACACATTCTTTTCGCTGATGCAGAAGAAGTTGGTGTCTTTGGAACCTTTGCATTTGTTCATCAATTTTTAAAAGACAGCAATCTACAAAAATCATCAATAGGCGCATTAAATATTGATACTGTTGCAGGTGGAGATATTCTTTATGTTCATTCAAGGAAACCTAGTAATGGTGGAAATACAGATCCTAAATTAAGAGATAAATTTGCAGAAGTTTCTAAAAAAAGAGCAGCAAAATTAAATAGTGACAAAGAATTGTTAAATATTCATCCAAAAATGCCTCTTGTTAATCAGCAAGGCCAAGGTTTCGATGTTGGTGAAACAGGCGATTGATCAGATCATGCTGCATTCGGGATTGTTGCAAATATTCCAAATGCTAATATTGAAGCAACAAACTTCCATATTTTATCAAGCACAGGTGAATATGATGGTTATTCAATGACTATAAATAAGGCTTTTTGGGAAACTGTCGATCCAGCAGATAAAGAAAAATTGTTAATTGAAAAGAAGAAATATCCAAACACAGATATTGATGTTTATGAACCAAATTTAGCAGAAGACAAGATCCTGCTAAGAGGTAATATTTGACATAGCGATCTAGATACACTCGAGTGGACAGATAAGTACATTGGCAAAAAATTATATGAGCAATTAGATACTGTTTATCAAACAATTATCGAATTCTTAAAAGAAATGACTTTATAG
- a CDS encoding YitT family protein, producing MKSSRENNDFNVDKLDINENTCDDFESKDENVEKNDEKSLDNLELVRDNYDKDNPNCKSAKKRLTKLYARRLMFIFLSALIFNFGVQVFLNRGETIPSGLSGIPQLITLSHPITKPYFALIYLGCNLPLLLGFGFKIKKSFSILTTFFMLFQIVTNFILVSIPIGKITPDQTKYIIDWLHENINFAPGWTKVINVGGKNLENPNTWPIFIYGAIGSACVAMGIVIAWKNGGSTGGTDIIAYYFSTKKQMSIGNILSIISVATTLTFLIIFGFVQPHNNYATIDYVNNTQIYKDSGIRTVFGMREFTTFFYIFIVNILINLTYPKYKKVSLEISSVTYPSSVLTYFRKINYWHAYTISEGTSGYTGKKTYTVVTTMLLLETRSIIRDLKALDPKLWISIKPVVSVSGDFNTKYIDSK from the coding sequence ATGAAAAGTAGCAGAGAAAACAATGATTTTAATGTTGATAAATTAGATATTAACGAAAATACTTGTGATGATTTTGAATCAAAGGACGAGAATGTTGAAAAAAACGATGAAAAATCGCTTGATAATCTTGAATTAGTTCGCGACAATTATGATAAGGATAATCCTAATTGCAAATCAGCAAAAAAACGTCTAACAAAATTGTATGCTAGGCGTCTAATGTTCATATTTTTATCAGCATTAATATTTAATTTTGGTGTTCAAGTGTTCTTAAATAGGGGAGAAACAATACCAAGTGGTCTTAGTGGAATACCTCAGTTAATTACACTTTCTCATCCAATAACAAAACCATATTTTGCTCTTATTTATTTAGGATGTAATTTACCCTTATTGCTTGGTTTTGGATTTAAAATTAAGAAAAGTTTTTCAATATTAACCACTTTCTTTATGTTGTTTCAAATCGTGACTAACTTTATTCTGGTTTCGATACCAATTGGTAAAATAACACCAGATCAGACAAAGTATATTATTGACTGACTACATGAGAATATAAATTTTGCACCAGGCTGAACTAAGGTTATTAATGTAGGTGGGAAGAATTTAGAGAATCCAAATACATGGCCAATATTTATTTACGGTGCAATTGGTTCAGCATGTGTTGCAATGGGGATTGTGATTGCTTGAAAAAATGGTGGCTCAACAGGTGGAACTGACATTATTGCTTATTATTTTTCAACTAAAAAACAAATGAGTATTGGTAATATTTTAAGTATTATTTCAGTTGCTACTACACTAACATTTTTAATAATTTTTGGTTTTGTTCAACCACATAATAATTATGCAACAATAGATTATGTTAATAATACTCAAATATATAAAGATTCTGGAATAAGAACTGTTTTTGGAATGAGAGAATTTACAACATTCTTCTATATATTTATTGTTAATATCTTAATTAATTTAACATATCCTAAATATAAGAAAGTTTCGCTAGAAATTTCGAGTGTAACATATCCATCATCTGTTTTAACCTACTTTAGAAAAATTAACTACTGACATGCTTACACCATTAGTGAAGGCACAAGTGGTTACACTGGCAAAAAGACTTATACAGTAGTAACAACAATGTTACTTTTAGAAACACGCAGTATTATTAGAGATCTTAAAGCACTAGATCCAAAACTATGAATTTCTATTAAACCAGTTGTTAGTGTTTCAGGCGACTTTAACACCAAATATATTGATAGTAAATAG
- a CDS encoding phospho-sugar mutase gives MSNKLEFGTAGIRGILGSGEDHLNVAHVQRVVHGFAKYLKNKYQNVNPITVVIGRDNRKMSSSFATLSAQILSKYDIKVIFPLYLTPTPFVSFAILKEKAQGGINITASHNPAEYNGIKLYNNMGSQCLPDEIEQISSYFDDYSKYDENLKVPKKEIALRDISNHKFYSKKLYDEYISKIVKIGGDVDLSNISLVYSPLHGTGRKFVVDIFEQFAKKYNMNLSNVHYVKSQMYPSTSFRHCKYPNPEIEKTYNKSIKISQKYNTDIILVTDPDSDRVGLAVKHNGEYVRLNGNETATIVFDYLIKKAGRLSLENKYMVYSYVSSNMPAILARKNNINVYEVPTGFKWIGMIINDEIKKSQNCLFAFEESYGSLIDESLARDKDAIQSVAILTKIAAEYKAQGKSIVDVLNSIYKENGYIVSGNVEIMTDENTSLSDIQNKFINLNISNKIVEDFNQKNDFTKSNMIKITFKNDDSWLALRPSGTEPKIKFYVFAFGKTNEEAQSKFDNFVKIINEIK, from the coding sequence ATGAGTAATAAATTAGAATTTGGAACTGCTGGAATCAGAGGAATATTAGGTTCTGGCGAAGATCACCTAAACGTTGCACACGTGCAACGTGTTGTACATGGTTTTGCAAAGTACTTAAAGAATAAATATCAAAATGTAAATCCAATTACAGTAGTTATTGGCCGCGATAATCGTAAAATGTCATCAAGTTTTGCTACACTAAGTGCTCAAATTTTAAGCAAATATGATATCAAAGTTATTTTTCCACTATATTTAACACCAACACCTTTTGTTAGTTTTGCAATTTTAAAAGAAAAAGCTCAAGGTGGAATTAATATAACTGCTAGTCATAATCCAGCTGAATATAATGGTATTAAACTTTATAACAATATGGGTAGTCAATGCTTGCCAGATGAAATTGAGCAAATTAGTTCTTACTTTGATGATTATTCAAAATATGATGAAAACCTTAAAGTGCCAAAAAAAGAAATTGCTTTAAGAGATATAAGTAATCACAAATTTTATTCAAAAAAACTTTACGACGAATACATTAGCAAAATTGTTAAGATAGGTGGTGATGTAGACCTGTCAAATATTTCACTTGTTTATTCTCCACTACATGGAACAGGTCGAAAATTTGTTGTGGACATCTTTGAACAATTTGCAAAAAAATATAATATGAATTTGTCAAATGTTCATTATGTTAAAAGTCAAATGTACCCAAGCACATCATTTAGACACTGCAAATATCCAAACCCAGAAATTGAAAAAACATATAACAAATCAATAAAAATTTCTCAGAAATATAACACAGACATTATTTTAGTTACTGATCCAGATAGTGATAGAGTTGGCTTGGCAGTTAAGCATAATGGTGAATATGTGAGATTGAATGGAAATGAAACAGCAACAATTGTTTTCGATTATCTTATTAAAAAAGCAGGCAGACTATCATTAGAAAATAAATATATGGTTTATTCTTATGTATCATCGAATATGCCAGCAATACTTGCAAGAAAAAATAATATTAATGTTTATGAAGTTCCTACAGGTTTTAAGTGAATTGGAATGATTATAAATGATGAGATTAAAAAATCTCAAAACTGTTTGTTTGCTTTTGAAGAAAGTTATGGCTCACTTATTGATGAAAGTCTTGCAAGAGACAAAGATGCAATTCAATCAGTTGCAATTTTGACTAAAATTGCTGCTGAATACAAAGCACAAGGTAAAAGCATAGTTGATGTTTTAAATTCAATTTACAAAGAAAATGGTTATATTGTTAGTGGAAATGTTGAAATTATGACAGATGAAAACACTTCACTAAGTGATATTCAAAATAAATTTATTAATTTAAACATAAGTAACAAAATAGTTGAAGATTTTAATCAAAAAAATGACTTCACAAAATCAAATATGATTAAAATCACGTTTAAAAATGATGATTCATGACTTGCTTTAAGACCATCTGGAACTGAACCAAAAATTAAATTTTATGTTTTTGCTTTCGGCAAAACTAACGAAGAGGCACAATCAAAATTTGATAATTTTGTAAAAATTATTAATGAAATCAAATAA
- a CDS encoding ECF transporter S component: MKNNEKTIIPSNDNVQKPFDQLSFSQKFKQHFAKSFRFSVLDVALAGLLLSFHFVTVMVSRFTILKVFPLEIEVIFFILYGIFFGPFKGSLIAILSDTFVMLMTGTIGTWYYLYALIPVGICILSSLYYFFYRASYLFKIIFPLLIISMGFILLFYTVVTNSSSAGYHYKGRNKPQYLPKKIVLAMLLVYFNFSVVAFVIIFFQLLFAKGKIVKEKWFNYLFVFSIISFIMIIFRWLIGPFVYIKYYNYINGGKRTLNYFGTDYYLVKIPILIKSIFTIPIYSLIMSPIFSVTIYLRNKFLENNNKISY; the protein is encoded by the coding sequence ATGAAAAATAATGAAAAAACTATCATACCTAGCAATGATAATGTGCAAAAACCTTTTGATCAATTGTCATTTAGCCAGAAATTTAAGCAACATTTTGCTAAATCATTCAGATTTAGTGTTTTAGATGTTGCTCTTGCTGGTCTTCTATTATCGTTTCACTTTGTAACAGTTATGGTTTCAAGATTTACAATTCTTAAGGTTTTCCCCCTTGAAATTGAAGTAATTTTTTTTATATTATATGGGATATTTTTTGGTCCGTTTAAAGGTTCACTCATTGCAATTTTATCAGATACTTTTGTAATGCTTATGACTGGAACAATTGGAACCTGATATTATCTATATGCATTAATTCCTGTTGGAATATGTATATTAAGTTCACTATATTACTTTTTTTATCGTGCTTCATATTTGTTTAAAATTATTTTTCCTCTTTTGATTATTTCAATGGGTTTTATTTTGCTCTTTTATACTGTGGTAACAAACTCAAGTTCAGCTGGTTACCATTATAAAGGTCGGAACAAACCACAATATTTACCTAAGAAAATTGTTTTAGCGATGTTGCTAGTATATTTTAATTTTAGTGTCGTAGCATTTGTTATCATATTTTTTCAATTACTTTTTGCCAAAGGTAAAATTGTTAAAGAAAAGTGATTTAATTATTTATTTGTCTTTAGTATTATTAGTTTTATTATGATAATTTTTCGTTGACTAATTGGACCTTTTGTTTATATTAAATATTATAACTACATTAATGGTGGTAAGAGAACATTGAATTATTTTGGTACAGATTATTATTTAGTTAAGATACCAATTTTAATTAAAAGTATTTTTACTATTCCAATTTATTCACTAATAATGAGCCCAATTTTTTCAGTAACAATTTATTTAAGAAATAAATTTTTAGAAAATAATAATAAAATTTCTTATTAA
- a CDS encoding NUDIX domain-containing protein — translation MSEKSCGLVIFRKFKKGWKVLILKQTNNVWSFAKGHVEGNENEIETALRETSEEVNLNNFKYFSENRISDHYTLQNGNLKEDVYFLAIQLDDKEPIKQESEVLKVKYYPISRAKNKFVYYSQKKILVFMYSKLKEYLSSQNR, via the coding sequence ATGAGCGAAAAATCTTGCGGTCTTGTTATTTTTAGAAAATTTAAAAAAGGTTGAAAGGTTTTAATTTTAAAGCAAACTAATAATGTTTGAAGTTTTGCAAAAGGTCATGTTGAAGGTAATGAAAATGAAATTGAAACTGCACTTAGAGAAACAAGTGAAGAAGTCAATTTGAATAATTTTAAATATTTTTCTGAGAATAGAATCAGTGATCACTATACTTTACAAAATGGTAATTTAAAAGAAGATGTTTACTTTCTTGCTATTCAACTTGATGACAAAGAACCTATTAAGCAAGAAAGTGAGGTACTTAAAGTTAAGTATTATCCAATTTCAAGAGCTAAAAATAAATTTGTTTATTATAGTCAAAAGAAAATTTTAGTCTTTATGTACAGTAAATTGAAAGAATACTTATCAAGTCAAAATAGATAA